One Kwoniella pini CBS 10737 chromosome 11, complete sequence DNA segment encodes these proteins:
- a CDS encoding mitochondria fission 1 protein: MPTELPYAAEAESSLGYEELQVLRTQYYKEIEQGHVTTQSKFNYGWGLVKSNTAELQTEGVKLLQEIYSASPAHRRECTYYIAVGYYKLKNYAYAKKFNDLLLSVEPENMQAQSLRTLIDQAVQRDGYIGMGLIAGAAAVTGLIVAGLVKRSRR; the protein is encoded by the exons ATGCCTACCGAGTTACCTTACGCAGCTGAAGCAGAGTCTTCACTTGGATATGAGGAGTTACAA GTCTTGCGAACACAGTATTATAAAGAGATAGAGCAAGGACACGTAACGACGCAGagtaaattcaattatg GTTGGGGTTTAGTTAAATCGAATACCGCAGAATTACAGACTGAAGGAGTTAAACTACtacaag AAATATACTCCGCCTCGCCTGCTCATCGAAGGGAATGTACATACTACATAGCCGTAGGATATTACAAGCTAAAGAATTATGCCTATGCTAAGAAGTTCAATG ACCTCTTACTATCAGTTGAACCTGAAAACATGCAAGCGCAATCATTACGAACACTGATAGATCAAGCAGTACAAAGAGATGGATATATAG GTATGGGTCTTATTGCTGGTGCTGCAGCAGTGACTGGGTTGATAGTTGCAGGACTAGTGAAGAGATCTAGAAGATAG